In a single window of the candidate division WOR-1 bacterium RIFOXYB2_FULL_36_35 genome:
- a CDS encoding 30S ribosomal protein S12, giving the protein MPTINQLLRRDRKNKKWKTKSPALKGNPLKRGVCTRVYTTTPKKPNSALRKVAKVRLAGGMEIIAYIPGVGHNLQEHSVVLVRGGRVKDLPGVRYHIVRGSLDTLGVQNRHKSRSKYGAKRPKGGAKV; this is encoded by the coding sequence ATGCCAACGATAAATCAGTTATTAAGAAGAGACAGAAAAAATAAAAAATGGAAAACAAAATCACCTGCTTTGAAAGGAAATCCATTAAAACGAGGAGTATGCACGCGTGTTTATACCACTACTCCCAAAAAACCCAACTCTGCATTGAGGAAGGTTGCAAAAGTTCGTTTAGCGGGTGGGATGGAGATAATAGCATATATCCCGGGAGTGGGTCATAATTTACAGGAACACTCAGTCGTTTTAGTTAGAGGTGGGAGAGTTAAGGATTTGCCAGGAGTCCGTTATCATATAGTAAGAGGGTCATTAGATACTTTGGGGGTTCAAAATCGTCATAAGAGTCGCTCAAAATATGGAGCGAAACGCCCAAAGGGAGGAGCTAAGGTTTAG
- a CDS encoding 30S ribosomal protein S7: MPRSGKISKRKFVGDAVYGNVDIQRFINKVMYDGKKSLAEKLVYSSLKAVEDKLKKDGIEIFKTVLHNLSPLMEVKSRRVGGATYQVPIEVTSERGKALAMQWLRDAARERAGKGMVEKLTLELLDSFNGVGVAMKKKEDMHKTAESNKAFAHFRW; this comes from the coding sequence ATGCCAAGAAGTGGAAAAATATCAAAAAGAAAATTTGTTGGGGATGCAGTGTATGGAAACGTTGACATTCAGAGGTTTATAAACAAAGTGATGTATGATGGAAAGAAGAGTTTGGCCGAAAAGTTAGTTTATTCTTCGCTTAAGGCTGTGGAAGATAAGCTTAAGAAAGACGGCATTGAAATTTTTAAAACTGTTTTACATAATTTGTCTCCTTTGATGGAAGTGAAATCTCGTCGTGTAGGAGGGGCAACATATCAAGTCCCGATTGAGGTAACTTCTGAAAGAGGCAAAGCCTTGGCGATGCAATGGTTAAGAGATGCCGCTCGTGAGAGGGCAGGAAAAGGGATGGTTGAAAAGTTGACTTTAGAATTATTAGATTCTTTTAATGGGGTGGGGGTTGCAATGAAGAAAAAAGAAGATATGCATAAGACTGCTGAATCTAATAAAGCTTTTGCACATTTTAGATGGTAG
- a CDS encoding translation elongation factor G → MAEREKNLSKYRNIGFAAHIDAGKTTTTERVLFYSGKIHKIGNVDEGNTTTDWMEQEKERGITITSAAITTFWKDYRINIIDTPGHVDFTVEVERSMRVLDGVVVVFCAVGGVQPQSETVWRQATKYKVPRIAFINKMDRTGADFYRVYQQINDRLLVKGVPIQIPIGAEDNFQGVIDLVTMKAIIYEDDIGIKFRETDIPTDLADKAKKFREKMLESVAETDDSLLEKYLNGTELSVEEIKSALRKATISASIVPITCGSAFKNRGVQPLLDVIIDCLPAPSDVLPVKGINPKTGEEEERAPNDEEPFAGLAFKIMADPFVGRLTFFRVYSGVLKSGSYILNASKGRRERIGRILQMHSNKREDIEEVGAGDIAAAVGLKDTGTGDTLCDEDKQIILESIVFPEPVIFVAIEPKTKADQEKLSLSLARLAEEDPTFRIRTDQETGQTIISGMGELHLEIIVDRLLREFKVEANVGKPQVAYKETIRGNAEVEGKFIRQTGGRGQYGHVWIKVEPMEAGKGFEFVNDIVGGSIPREYVPAVENGIREAMTTGVIAGYPVIDLRAILFDGSYHDVDSSEIAFKIAGSMALKDAVRKSKPVILEPTMKIEVTVPEQYMGDVIGDLSSRRGKVEGMEMNAGLQIIKAKAPLANMFGYATDLRSRTQGRGTYSMEFSHYEEVPKNIAEGIIAQVSGATKA, encoded by the coding sequence ATGGCGGAGAGAGAAAAAAACTTATCTAAATATAGAAACATAGGATTTGCGGCACATATTGACGCAGGAAAGACAACTACTACCGAAAGAGTGTTATTTTATTCAGGTAAAATACATAAAATAGGAAACGTTGATGAGGGGAATACTACGACTGACTGGATGGAACAAGAAAAAGAGCGTGGTATAACAATTACATCTGCGGCTATTACTACTTTTTGGAAAGATTATAGAATAAATATTATTGATACTCCCGGTCACGTTGATTTTACCGTTGAGGTTGAACGGTCAATGAGAGTTTTGGATGGAGTTGTTGTTGTTTTTTGTGCTGTTGGAGGTGTTCAGCCTCAATCTGAGACAGTTTGGAGGCAGGCGACTAAATATAAAGTTCCTAGGATCGCTTTTATAAACAAGATGGATCGTACGGGTGCCGATTTTTATAGGGTTTATCAACAAATTAATGATCGTTTGTTAGTTAAAGGAGTACCTATTCAAATTCCTATTGGCGCAGAAGATAACTTTCAGGGAGTGATAGACTTAGTAACGATGAAGGCTATTATTTATGAAGATGATATAGGAATTAAATTTAGAGAGACGGATATCCCTACAGATCTTGCTGATAAGGCAAAGAAATTTAGGGAGAAAATGCTTGAAAGTGTTGCAGAGACAGATGATTCTCTTCTTGAAAAATATCTGAATGGAACTGAATTATCTGTAGAGGAAATTAAGTCAGCTTTAAGAAAAGCTACAATTTCAGCTTCAATCGTTCCAATAACTTGTGGAAGTGCTTTTAAAAATAGAGGAGTTCAACCTTTATTGGATGTTATAATTGATTGTCTTCCGGCTCCTTCGGATGTTCTTCCAGTTAAGGGGATAAATCCTAAAACAGGGGAAGAAGAAGAACGTGCTCCTAATGATGAAGAGCCGTTTGCTGGACTTGCTTTTAAAATTATGGCTGATCCTTTTGTAGGAAGACTTACTTTTTTCCGTGTTTATTCTGGAGTTTTAAAGTCCGGATCATATATTTTAAATGCATCTAAAGGGAGAAGAGAAAGAATTGGACGTATACTTCAGATGCATTCAAATAAAAGAGAAGACATAGAGGAAGTGGGGGCTGGAGATATTGCTGCTGCGGTTGGGTTAAAAGATACAGGGACAGGCGATACTCTTTGCGATGAGGATAAGCAGATAATTTTAGAATCTATAGTATTCCCGGAACCGGTTATATTTGTTGCAATTGAGCCTAAAACAAAAGCTGATCAAGAAAAACTTAGTCTTTCTCTTGCAAGGTTGGCAGAAGAAGATCCAACTTTTAGGATTAGAACAGACCAGGAGACTGGACAAACTATTATTTCTGGTATGGGAGAATTGCATTTAGAAATTATTGTTGACAGACTTCTTAGGGAATTTAAAGTTGAGGCAAATGTTGGAAAACCTCAAGTTGCTTACAAAGAGACAATAAGAGGTAATGCAGAAGTGGAAGGCAAATTTATTCGTCAGACTGGTGGACGTGGTCAATATGGACACGTTTGGATAAAAGTTGAGCCTATGGAGGCTGGAAAAGGGTTTGAATTTGTTAATGATATTGTGGGTGGATCTATTCCCAGAGAGTATGTTCCTGCGGTAGAGAATGGGATAAGAGAGGCCATGACTACTGGGGTTATTGCGGGATATCCCGTAATTGATCTTAGAGCTATTCTTTTTGATGGATCATATCATGATGTAGATTCTTCGGAAATTGCATTTAAAATAGCAGGATCAATGGCTTTAAAAGATGCGGTGAGAAAGAGTAAGCCTGTTATTTTGGAACCAACGATGAAAATTGAAGTGACTGTTCCAGAACAGTATATGGGAGATGTTATTGGCGATTTAAGTAGTAGGAGAGGAAAAGTTGAAGGGATGGAAATGAATGCTGGGCTGCAAATTATTAAGGCAAAAGCTCCTCTGGCAAACATGTTTGGTTATGCAACTGATTTGCGAAGTCGTACGCAAGGCAGGGGTACTTATAGTATGGAATTCTCTCATTACGAGGAAGTTCCTAAAAATATAGCAGAGGGGATAATTGCTCAAGTTTCTGGAGCAACAAAGGCATAG